One part of the Mesorhizobium sp. M4B.F.Ca.ET.058.02.1.1 genome encodes these proteins:
- a CDS encoding DUF4159 domain-containing protein → MSWLPLSFGAPMVLWGLLALPVIWWLLRLTPPKPQTEVFPPLKILAGVLKREETPQQSPWWLTLLRLLMAALIVVALAEPVFNPREKLPAEGSALALVIDNDWASAADWGKRVATAERLIADAGSNGVPVIIAFTAEKPNAEIGPFDAATALDRLRAAKPRPIPTDRPAVYARVAASLESHPGASVAVLADGLAGQGDEAAFNTLLSSNAARLVWATSDRISLTGLTGADNQVDGFALTAIRAPGDPAPAQVTAGAFDDKGRRIADATLTFSPGESMATGTMAVPFELRNDFASIALDGEHQAGALRVLDESSKRRRVGLLSQSEADQAQPLLSPLYYIRRALQPFADLVEPSSVDLADAIPQLLDQKPAMIVMADVGTIPEQVRPKLVDWVDKGGTLVRFAGSRLAAAGNDDDLLPVRLRSGERALGGALSWTTPQPVTEFPKNGAFADLAPPTEVTVTRQVLAEPTPDIVERTWATLADGTPLVTGLKKGKGTLVLFHVTPEATWSNLPISGSFVEMLRRIVQLSRNQGAAVANAEAAATSLAPYRMIAADGMLVPPTPDARPLVPGPGPLPVTIENPPGLYGSETGVFAHNLLDAASTFAPLARPNVSLPVTTIQYAFDESRNLKGALVAAALVLMVLDTLAVFWMGGLLSRRPRRAAATTAAALLIGLGALLGHADRARADDAKPGDTQAIEDISKTRIAYVLTGEPGVDSISRAGLEGLTRFLIEKTALEPGAPAGVDIAKDELSFYPLIYWPIDPAAPMPSEASIARIDAYMQQGGTVLFDTRDQFANGIGANSTSPATERLRDILGNLNVPPLEPVPSDHVLTKSFFILPEFPGRFNGSPLWVEASLDASNAENRPVRVGDGVSPILITANDFAGAWAVDENGDPLLPTVPADPMQRIYALRAGVNIMMYMLTGNYKSDQVHVPVLLERLGQ, encoded by the coding sequence ATGAGCTGGCTACCGCTTTCCTTCGGTGCGCCCATGGTGCTCTGGGGCCTGCTGGCGCTGCCGGTGATCTGGTGGCTTCTGCGGCTCACCCCGCCGAAGCCGCAGACGGAAGTGTTTCCGCCGCTGAAGATCCTGGCCGGCGTCCTGAAGCGCGAGGAGACGCCACAGCAGAGCCCATGGTGGCTGACGCTGCTGAGATTGCTGATGGCGGCCCTCATCGTCGTCGCACTTGCCGAACCGGTCTTCAATCCGCGTGAAAAACTGCCGGCAGAGGGCTCGGCCCTGGCATTGGTCATCGACAATGACTGGGCAAGTGCCGCCGACTGGGGCAAGCGCGTCGCCACGGCCGAACGGCTGATCGCCGACGCCGGCTCGAACGGCGTGCCCGTCATCATCGCCTTCACCGCCGAAAAGCCCAACGCCGAGATCGGCCCCTTCGACGCCGCTACCGCGCTCGACCGGCTGCGCGCGGCCAAGCCGCGGCCGATCCCGACCGACCGTCCCGCCGTCTATGCCCGCGTCGCGGCAAGCCTGGAGAGCCATCCCGGCGCCAGCGTTGCCGTGCTCGCCGACGGGCTCGCCGGGCAAGGCGACGAAGCCGCCTTCAACACGCTTTTGTCGAGCAACGCCGCGCGCCTGGTCTGGGCCACGTCCGACCGGATTTCGCTGACCGGCCTGACCGGCGCCGACAACCAGGTCGACGGTTTCGCGCTGACCGCCATACGCGCGCCGGGCGATCCGGCGCCCGCGCAGGTCACCGCGGGCGCCTTCGATGACAAGGGCCGCCGCATCGCCGATGCGACGCTGACCTTTTCGCCGGGCGAGTCCATGGCCACCGGCACCATGGCCGTGCCGTTCGAGCTGCGCAACGACTTCGCCTCGATCGCGCTCGACGGCGAACATCAGGCCGGCGCCCTGCGGGTGCTGGACGAAAGCTCCAAGCGCCGCCGCGTCGGGCTTTTGTCGCAGTCAGAGGCCGACCAGGCGCAGCCGCTCTTGTCGCCGCTCTACTACATCCGTCGTGCGTTGCAGCCCTTTGCCGATCTCGTCGAGCCATCGAGCGTCGACCTCGCCGACGCCATCCCGCAATTGCTTGACCAGAAGCCGGCGATGATCGTCATGGCCGATGTCGGCACCATTCCCGAGCAGGTCCGGCCTAAGCTGGTCGACTGGGTCGACAAGGGCGGCACGCTGGTGCGTTTCGCCGGCTCGCGGCTGGCCGCCGCCGGCAATGACGACGACCTTTTGCCGGTCAGGCTGCGCAGCGGCGAACGCGCGCTAGGTGGCGCGCTGTCCTGGACGACGCCGCAGCCCGTGACCGAATTCCCGAAGAATGGCGCCTTCGCCGATCTTGCACCACCGACCGAGGTGACCGTCACCCGGCAGGTGCTGGCCGAACCGACGCCCGACATTGTCGAGCGCACCTGGGCGACGCTGGCTGACGGCACGCCGCTGGTGACCGGGCTAAAGAAGGGCAAGGGCACGCTGGTGCTGTTCCACGTCACGCCCGAGGCGACATGGTCGAACCTGCCGATCTCGGGCAGTTTCGTCGAGATGCTGAGGCGCATCGTGCAACTGTCGCGCAACCAGGGTGCCGCGGTCGCCAATGCCGAAGCCGCCGCCACCTCGCTGGCCCCCTATCGCATGATCGCCGCAGACGGCATGCTCGTGCCGCCGACCCCGGACGCTCGCCCGCTGGTGCCAGGTCCCGGTCCACTGCCGGTGACGATCGAAAACCCGCCGGGCCTTTACGGCTCCGAGACCGGTGTGTTCGCCCACAATCTGCTCGATGCAGCCAGCACCTTTGCGCCGCTGGCGAGGCCCAACGTCTCGCTGCCGGTGACCACCATCCAGTACGCTTTTGACGAGTCGCGCAACCTGAAGGGCGCCCTCGTCGCCGCGGCGCTGGTGCTCATGGTGCTCGATACGCTGGCGGTGTTCTGGATGGGCGGCCTGCTATCGCGCCGGCCGCGCCGCGCCGCCGCGACAACGGCGGCTGCCTTGCTTATCGGGCTTGGCGCGCTGCTCGGCCATGCCGATCGCGCACGCGCCGACGACGCCAAGCCCGGCGACACCCAGGCGATCGAGGACATCTCGAAAACCCGCATCGCCTATGTGCTCACCGGCGAGCCCGGCGTCGATTCGATCAGCCGCGCCGGACTGGAAGGCCTGACCCGCTTCCTGATCGAGAAGACCGCGTTGGAGCCCGGCGCGCCGGCCGGCGTCGACATTGCCAAGGACGAATTGTCCTTCTACCCGCTGATCTACTGGCCGATCGACCCGGCCGCCCCGATGCCGAGCGAAGCCTCGATCGCCCGCATCGACGCTTACATGCAGCAGGGCGGAACGGTGCTGTTCGACACCCGCGACCAGTTCGCCAACGGCATCGGCGCGAACTCGACCAGCCCGGCGACGGAACGGCTGCGCGACATCCTCGGCAATCTCAACGTGCCGCCGCTGGAGCCGGTGCCGTCGGACCACGTGCTGACCAAATCCTTTTTCATTCTTCCGGAGTTCCCCGGGCGGTTCAACGGCAGCCCGCTGTGGGTCGAGGCCTCGCTCGACGCCAGCAATGCCGAGAACCGTCCGGTGCGCGTCGGCGACGGCGTCTCGCCGATCCTGATCACCGCCAATGACTTCGCCGGCGCCTGGGCTGTGGACGAGAATGGCGACCCCTTGCTGCCCACAGTGCCGGCGGATCCGATGCAGCGGATCTATGCGCTGCGCGCCGGCGTGAACATCATGATGTATATGCTGACCGGCAACTACAAATCCGATCAGGTGCACGTGCCTGTCCTGCTCGAACGGCTGGGGCAGTAA
- a CDS encoding IS110 family transposase, whose protein sequence is MEIVVGIDVSKDRLDVHVLPSGEAFSVGNDHAGVEELARRLAAFSPTAIGLEATGGYEQLAVATLASAGLSVVVVNPAQIRAYANALGKRAKTDPIDAAVIAAFIAATKPELRPLRDAETRTLADLVTRRRQIVQMIVAEENRARTVNARQAQKSIKRLLAALRRELESLDADLDDHIRKSPLWRVREKLLSSVPGIGPTVARTMIAEMPELGSLDRRQIAALAGLAPWTRQSGTWRGKSFIGGGRSRVRAVLFMAALVAIRHNPVLKAFRDRLVEVGKPKIVAVVAVMRKLLTILNAIIRDQKPWQTA, encoded by the coding sequence ATGGAAATCGTTGTTGGCATCGACGTTTCGAAGGATCGGCTGGATGTGCATGTTTTGCCGTCCGGTGAAGCGTTTTCGGTTGGTAACGACCATGCCGGGGTGGAGGAGCTGGCTCGACGTCTTGCAGCCTTTTCTCCGACGGCAATCGGATTGGAGGCTACGGGAGGCTACGAGCAACTGGCGGTCGCCACTTTGGCGAGCGCCGGCCTTTCGGTTGTCGTGGTCAATCCAGCGCAGATCCGGGCCTATGCCAATGCGCTCGGCAAGCGGGCCAAGACCGATCCGATCGACGCTGCCGTCATCGCAGCCTTCATAGCTGCGACCAAGCCGGAACTGCGGCCGCTGCGCGATGCCGAGACCAGGACGTTGGCCGATCTCGTCACGCGCCGGCGCCAGATCGTGCAGATGATCGTGGCCGAAGAGAACCGCGCCCGCACGGTCAACGCAAGACAGGCGCAAAAGAGCATCAAGCGCCTGCTCGCCGCGCTCAGGCGTGAGTTGGAAAGCCTCGATGCCGACCTGGACGATCATATCCGCAAGTCGCCGCTCTGGCGGGTCCGGGAAAAACTGCTGTCCTCCGTGCCAGGCATCGGTCCCACCGTTGCCCGCACCATGATCGCCGAGATGCCGGAGTTGGGCAGCCTCGACCGGCGCCAGATCGCAGCGCTTGCAGGTCTCGCACCATGGACGAGGCAGTCCGGCACATGGCGTGGCAAGAGCTTCATCGGCGGCGGCAGGAGCCGCGTGCGCGCCGTCCTCTTCATGGCTGCCCTCGTCGCCATACGCCACAATCCGGTCCTCAAGGCCTTTCGCGACCGCCTCGTCGAGGTTGGCAAGCCGAAGATCGTCGCCGTCGTGGCCGTCATGCGAAAGCTGCTGACCATTCTCAACGCCATCATCCGCGACCAAAAACCATGGCAAACAGCTTGA
- the clpS gene encoding ATP-dependent Clp protease adapter ClpS → MPETVTKPRTRTKPQTERPKLYKVILINDDFTPREFVVTVLKAEFRLSEDQAQQVMITAHRRGVCVVAVFTKDVAETKATRATDAGKAKGYPLLFTTEPEE, encoded by the coding sequence ATGCCAGAAACCGTCACCAAGCCACGCACCAGAACGAAGCCGCAGACCGAGCGGCCGAAACTCTACAAGGTCATCCTGATCAACGACGACTTCACGCCGCGCGAATTCGTGGTGACGGTGCTGAAGGCCGAGTTCAGGCTGAGCGAGGACCAGGCGCAACAGGTGATGATCACCGCGCACCGGCGCGGCGTCTGCGTCGTCGCCGTCTTCACCAAGGATGTCGCAGAAACCAAGGCGACGCGAGCGACGGACGCCGGCAAGGCGAAGGGCTATCCGCTGCTGTTTACGACGGAGCCGGAGGAGTAG
- a CDS encoding MoxR family ATPase produces MSVMIKESPISEKDMIAEAEKALADISKVRNGVGRVIFGQDAVVERTLVALLAGGHALLVGVPGLAKTKLVETLGVVLGLDSRRVQFTPDLMPSDILGSEVMEQDEFGKRSFRFISGPIFAQLLMADEINRASPRTQSALLQAMQEYHVTIAGVRHDLPSPFHVLATQNPLEQEGTYPLPEAQLDRFLMQVDILYPEIEAERRILLETTGVEDAKAENVLQPARLKEIQTLIRRMPVPESVVEAILKLVRSARPGQGHAETDKLVAWGPGPRASQALTLCARARALYDGRLAPSVDDIRALAEPVLQHRMALTFAARAEGTSVRDVVAKLAKGI; encoded by the coding sequence ATGAGCGTGATGATCAAGGAAAGCCCGATCAGCGAAAAGGACATGATCGCCGAGGCCGAGAAGGCGCTGGCGGACATCTCGAAAGTCCGCAACGGCGTCGGCCGCGTCATCTTCGGCCAGGATGCGGTCGTCGAGCGCACGCTGGTGGCGCTGCTCGCTGGCGGTCATGCGCTGCTGGTCGGCGTGCCTGGCCTCGCCAAGACCAAGCTGGTCGAGACCTTGGGCGTCGTGCTCGGCCTCGATTCCCGCCGCGTCCAGTTCACCCCCGACCTGATGCCTTCCGACATCCTCGGCTCCGAGGTGATGGAGCAGGACGAGTTCGGCAAGCGCTCCTTCCGCTTCATCTCCGGCCCGATCTTCGCCCAGCTGCTGATGGCCGACGAGATCAACCGCGCCTCGCCGCGGACCCAGTCGGCGCTGCTGCAGGCAATGCAGGAATACCACGTCACCATCGCTGGCGTGCGTCACGACCTTCCCTCGCCCTTCCACGTGCTGGCGACGCAGAACCCGCTTGAGCAGGAAGGCACCTATCCCCTGCCCGAGGCACAGCTGGACCGCTTCCTGATGCAGGTCGACATCCTCTATCCGGAAATCGAGGCCGAGCGCCGCATCCTGCTCGAAACCACTGGCGTCGAGGACGCCAAGGCCGAGAATGTGCTGCAGCCGGCGCGGCTCAAGGAGATCCAGACGCTGATCCGCCGCATGCCGGTGCCGGAAAGCGTGGTCGAGGCGATCCTCAAGCTGGTGCGTTCGGCCCGCCCCGGCCAGGGCCACGCCGAGACCGACAAGCTAGTCGCCTGGGGTCCCGGGCCGCGCGCCAGCCAGGCGCTGACGCTTTGCGCCCGAGCCCGCGCGCTCTATGATGGACGTCTTGCGCCGTCGGTCGACGATATCAGGGCGCTCGCCGAGCCGGTGCTGCAACATCGCATGGCGCTGACCTTCGCCGCCCGCGCCGAGGGCACATCTGTGCGTGACGTGGTGGCGAAACTGGCAAAAGGCATCTGA
- a CDS encoding DUF1285 domain-containing protein → MTELTEHREQSLTSATEARGLEALISRSTRAGKGPAPVERWNPDFCGDLDMEIRADGTWFYLGTPIGRMPLVQLFSTVLRKDADGKTYLVTPVERVGIRVVDAPFVAVEMDVSGAGDDQVITFRTNVGDVVEAGPGHALRFVDEEATGGLKPYVLVRGRLEALVARPVMYELVEHGEEIDIDGRTMFAVRSRGEVYPIMPAEKLKRLSA, encoded by the coding sequence ATGACGGAGCTCACAGAACATCGTGAACAGAGCCTCACCAGCGCCACCGAGGCGCGCGGGTTGGAGGCGCTGATCTCGCGCTCGACCCGCGCCGGCAAGGGGCCGGCGCCGGTGGAGCGCTGGAATCCGGACTTCTGCGGCGACCTCGACATGGAGATCAGGGCCGACGGCACCTGGTTCTATCTGGGCACGCCGATCGGGCGCATGCCGCTGGTGCAGCTTTTCTCCACCGTGCTGCGCAAGGACGCGGACGGTAAGACCTATCTGGTGACCCCGGTGGAGAGGGTGGGGATACGCGTCGTCGACGCCCCCTTCGTCGCCGTCGAGATGGATGTGTCCGGCGCCGGCGACGACCAGGTCATCACCTTCCGCACCAATGTCGGCGATGTCGTCGAGGCCGGGCCGGGCCACGCCCTGCGCTTCGTCGACGAGGAGGCGACCGGCGGCCTGAAACCCTATGTGCTGGTGCGCGGCCGGCTGGAGGCGCTGGTGGCGCGGCCGGTGATGTACGAACTGGTCGAGCATGGCGAGGAGATCGACATCGACGGCAGGACGATGTTTGCCGTGCGCTCCAGGGGCGAGGTCTATCCGATCATGCCCGCCGAGAAGCTGAAACGGCTCAGCGCGTGA
- a CDS encoding S8 family serine peptidase produces the protein MSANHWKFGLAAALAILSAPIASAQEALDADETAALCHGGGSICVSAAIPAAPATQALQSWMTPDVGVAWAAGYKGKGVTITIVDDFSSSSRFSGNFGLGVQTQRHGEWTRQEASMVAPLATIRSKDFSTGTAVSLAPGLNVLNLSYGMYAKAGYSVSQIGWAPEEASIISYATKGSAVVSKAAGNDAVAVGGIKNGQQDYLDLALVGKASAIFVGALSTNGTTTSKAQLASYSNYAGSNPLVQSHFLVVGVTGSKTSLYGTSFAAPIISGYAAIVGSKFTTATPTQITNQLLNTARTDTLVNYNASVYGKGEASLSRALAPASIK, from the coding sequence ATGTCAGCCAACCACTGGAAATTCGGCCTCGCCGCTGCGCTCGCCATCCTCTCAGCGCCGATCGCATCGGCGCAGGAAGCCCTCGACGCCGACGAGACGGCCGCGCTCTGCCACGGCGGCGGATCGATATGTGTGAGCGCAGCGATTCCGGCCGCGCCGGCGACGCAAGCGCTGCAGAGCTGGATGACCCCCGACGTCGGCGTCGCGTGGGCCGCGGGCTACAAGGGCAAGGGCGTCACCATCACCATCGTAGACGACTTCAGCAGCTCATCGCGCTTCTCCGGCAATTTCGGCCTCGGAGTGCAAACCCAGCGACACGGCGAATGGACCCGCCAGGAGGCCAGCATGGTCGCGCCGCTGGCAACCATCAGGTCGAAGGACTTCTCGACGGGGACAGCCGTCTCGCTGGCGCCCGGTCTCAACGTGCTCAATCTGAGCTACGGCATGTACGCCAAGGCGGGCTACAGCGTCAGTCAGATCGGCTGGGCACCGGAAGAAGCCTCGATCATCTCCTATGCCACCAAGGGGTCGGCCGTCGTCTCGAAGGCAGCCGGCAACGATGCCGTCGCCGTCGGCGGTATCAAGAATGGTCAGCAGGACTACCTCGACCTCGCGCTGGTCGGCAAAGCCTCGGCGATCTTCGTCGGCGCGCTCTCCACCAACGGCACGACGACCAGCAAGGCCCAGCTTGCCTCGTATTCCAACTACGCCGGCTCCAACCCGCTGGTGCAGAGCCATTTCCTTGTCGTGGGTGTCACTGGCAGCAAGACCAGCCTTTACGGCACCTCCTTCGCGGCGCCGATCATTTCCGGCTATGCCGCGATCGTCGGCAGCAAATTCACCACGGCAACGCCGACACAGATCACCAACCAGTTGCTCAACACAGCCCGTACCGACACGCTGGTCAACTACAATGCCTCGGTCTATGGCAAGGGCGAAGCCAGCCTTTCACGCGCGCTGGCTCCCGCTTCCATCAAGTGA
- a CDS encoding DUF1059 domain-containing protein, with the protein MKEFHCGSLVPGCEWHTRAEEEAEVMRRAVEHMRETHGETTIRETMIEAIRSRIQKVRDAA; encoded by the coding sequence ATGAAGGAATTCCACTGCGGATCGCTCGTGCCCGGCTGTGAATGGCACACACGCGCCGAAGAAGAGGCCGAGGTGATGCGCCGCGCCGTCGAGCATATGCGCGAAACGCATGGCGAAACGACCATTCGCGAGACAATGATCGAGGCGATCCGCTCGCGAATCCAGAAGGTTCGCGACGCCGCGTAA
- a CDS encoding CCA tRNA nucleotidyltransferase — protein sequence MSAPVSLAGRADWLNEKHLQRLLAALAEGGEQARVAGGAVRNTLLGQPVADIDIAATTLPEETIRRAEAAGFKTVPTGIEHGTVTAIAGGKAYEVTTLRADIETDGRRAKVSFGRDWKLDAERRDFTINALYAEADGNVVDLVGGIADIAARRLRFIGDAEARIREDYLRILRFFRFFAWYGDGRPDAEGLKACARLKDGLGQLSAERIWSELKKLLSAPDPSRALLWMRQAGVLTSVLPESEKWGIDAIHGLIRTERDLGWTADPLLRLEAMVPPDAARLKTLAGRLKFSAAEAERLRHWALTAAIEPKTSEGELAKKLYLGDRNGIGDRLRLSLASARARAAEDNQALIDAGGFSRLLALGSKWQKPVFPIKGADLTELGASPGPKLGAILKNLEKEWIGSGFTLDRGALIKRAAKALEA from the coding sequence TTGAGTGCTCCGGTATCGCTCGCGGGCAGGGCCGACTGGCTCAATGAAAAGCACCTGCAGCGTCTGCTGGCCGCCCTGGCGGAAGGCGGTGAGCAGGCGCGCGTCGCCGGCGGCGCCGTTCGCAACACGCTGCTTGGCCAGCCGGTCGCCGACATCGATATCGCCGCGACAACGCTGCCCGAGGAGACCATCCGCCGGGCCGAGGCGGCCGGCTTCAAGACGGTACCGACCGGCATCGAGCATGGCACCGTCACGGCGATCGCCGGCGGCAAGGCCTATGAGGTCACCACGCTACGCGCCGATATCGAGACCGATGGGCGGCGGGCCAAGGTGTCGTTCGGGCGCGACTGGAAGCTCGACGCCGAGCGGCGCGATTTCACCATCAACGCGCTTTATGCCGAAGCTGACGGAAACGTCGTCGACCTGGTCGGCGGCATCGCCGACATCGCGGCGCGCCGGCTGCGCTTCATTGGTGATGCGGAAGCGCGCATCCGTGAGGATTACCTGCGCATCCTGCGCTTTTTCCGATTCTTTGCCTGGTATGGCGACGGTCGACCCGACGCCGAAGGGTTGAAGGCCTGCGCGCGGCTGAAGGACGGGCTCGGCCAGCTCTCGGCGGAGCGCATCTGGTCTGAACTGAAGAAGCTCCTGTCGGCGCCGGACCCGTCACGCGCTCTTTTATGGATGCGTCAGGCCGGCGTGCTTACCAGCGTTCTGCCGGAAAGCGAGAAATGGGGCATCGACGCCATCCATGGGCTGATCCGGACCGAGAGGGACCTGGGCTGGACAGCCGACCCGCTGCTTAGGCTGGAAGCCATGGTGCCGCCTGATGCGGCGCGGCTGAAGACGCTTGCCGGAAGACTGAAGTTTTCCGCAGCCGAGGCGGAGCGGCTGCGGCATTGGGCGCTGACGGCGGCGATCGAGCCCAAGACGAGCGAAGGCGAACTGGCGAAGAAACTTTATCTCGGCGACCGAAACGGCATTGGCGACCGGCTGCGGCTTTCGCTGGCTTCGGCGCGGGCGCGGGCTGCCGAGGACAACCAGGCACTGATCGACGCCGGTGGTTTCTCGCGCCTGCTTGCCCTCGGGTCGAAATGGCAAAAGCCGGTATTCCCGATCAAGGGCGCCGATCTCACCGAACTCGGCGCGTCGCCCGGCCCGAAGCTCGGCGCGATCCTGAAAAATCTCGAGAAGGAATGGATCGGGTCCGGTTTTACCCTCGACCGCGGCGCGCTCATCAAGCGCGCCGCAAAGGCACTCGAAGCTTAG
- a CDS encoding DUF58 domain-containing protein, with translation MARIGEVQAPVATRDALARGRLRASLVPDLLVEARRIVNTVIAGWHGRRKRGIGENFWQFRPYVEGDSSRIDWRRSARDDHTYVRDREWEAAHTVWLWADPSPSMLYKSAGASVSKESRALVLALAMAELLSRSGERIAWPGLTDPFTARNGAERIAAQLGHAGALPAKPDLSGIRRFSDVVLVGDFLDPVEETMAWLDVLARHGVRAHLIEVADPAEETFPYAGRTEFTDPETGDKLTAGRAEMFGDEYRLLYNARRQELAGWCRRLGWSFTVNHTDRLASEALVRIHMALTAEGSHAGLTMGHTGLTAGHTGLTASHTGLTVHSGHAGKIGA, from the coding sequence ATGGCACGAATAGGCGAGGTCCAGGCACCGGTTGCGACGCGCGATGCGCTCGCCCGTGGCCGGTTGCGGGCCTCGCTGGTGCCGGACCTGCTGGTCGAGGCGCGTCGCATCGTCAACACCGTGATCGCCGGCTGGCATGGCCGCCGCAAGCGCGGCATCGGCGAGAATTTCTGGCAGTTCCGACCCTATGTCGAAGGCGATTCCTCGCGCATCGACTGGCGCCGCTCGGCCCGCGACGATCACACCTATGTGCGCGACCGCGAATGGGAGGCGGCCCACACGGTGTGGCTGTGGGCCGATCCCTCGCCGTCGATGCTCTACAAATCGGCCGGCGCCAGCGTTTCCAAGGAATCGCGCGCGCTCGTCCTGGCGCTGGCCATGGCCGAGCTTCTGTCGCGCAGCGGCGAGCGCATCGCCTGGCCGGGCCTGACCGATCCGTTCACCGCCCGCAACGGCGCCGAGCGCATCGCCGCCCAGCTCGGCCATGCCGGCGCGCTGCCGGCAAAGCCCGACCTCTCCGGCATCCGCCGCTTTTCCGACGTCGTCCTCGTCGGCGACTTCCTCGATCCGGTCGAGGAGACCATGGCCTGGCTCGACGTGCTCGCCCGCCACGGCGTGCGCGCCCACCTGATCGAGGTCGCCGATCCGGCCGAGGAGACCTTTCCCTATGCCGGGCGCACCGAGTTCACCGATCCCGAGACCGGCGACAAGCTGACCGCCGGTCGCGCCGAGATGTTCGGCGATGAGTATCGCCTGCTTTACAATGCCCGCCGCCAGGAACTGGCCGGCTGGTGCAGGCGGCTGGGCTGGAGCTTCACCGTCAATCACACCGACCGCCTCGCCTCGGAAGCGCTGGTGCGCATCCACATGGCTTTGACCGCCGAAGGCAGTCATGCAGGGTTGACCATGGGTCATACCGGGTTGACCGCAGGTCATACCGGGTTGACCGCAAGTCATACCGGGCTGACCGTCCATAGTGGTCATGCCGGAAAGATCGGCGCATGA
- a CDS encoding CoA pyrophosphatase: protein MDQVTPPPFSTLDFRQRVAAQADAHAGDDYGDHRFNPGHPRLKHAKPLRDAAVLIPVVDHGAEATMLLTKRAEKLRSHSGQVAFPGGTIDPTDPNPEAAALRETFEEIGLERDHVEIIGRMPDYVSGSGYRIAPVLAVVRPGFSLTLNADEVDAAFEVPLRFLMDPANHARDSRMWDDLEWFFYDMPYGGQRIWGVTAGIIRTLYERLYA from the coding sequence ATGGACCAGGTGACGCCGCCGCCGTTCTCGACCTTGGATTTTCGCCAGCGCGTCGCCGCTCAGGCAGACGCACATGCCGGCGACGACTATGGCGATCATCGCTTCAATCCAGGCCATCCTAGGCTGAAGCACGCAAAGCCACTGCGCGATGCCGCCGTGCTGATCCCGGTCGTCGATCACGGCGCCGAGGCGACGATGCTTCTGACCAAGCGGGCGGAGAAGCTGCGCAGCCATTCCGGCCAGGTGGCCTTTCCAGGCGGAACGATCGATCCAACCGATCCCAATCCGGAAGCGGCCGCATTGCGCGAGACGTTCGAGGAGATCGGCCTCGAGCGCGATCATGTCGAGATCATCGGCCGCATGCCTGACTATGTTTCCGGCAGCGGCTACCGCATCGCGCCGGTGTTGGCGGTGGTTCGGCCAGGCTTCTCCTTGACGCTCAATGCCGACGAGGTCGACGCCGCTTTCGAAGTGCCGCTGCGATTCCTGATGGACCCGGCCAACCACGCCAGGGACAGCCGCATGTGGGACGACCTCGAATGGTTCTTCTATGACATGCCCTATGGCGGCCAGCGCATCTGGGGCGTCACCGCCGGCATCATCCGCACCCTCTATGAAAGGCTCTATGCTTGA